The genomic interval tcTCTAATCCAGATTAGATTCCCAAAAACCAAGCATTAAAGGTGATCCGGGAATACCTATAAACACAGATCTTTCTGAATCCaccatttgtgtgtctgtgttacaTGTTTTCAGGTGTGCGTTCATGTATGCGGCCTTTTTAACATCAGCCTGTGGCTCCTGGTACTGCTTTTCCTTCTCTGCATCCTAGCAACTGCTGTGTGGTATGTGCCCTTTCATTTCTTGTCAACATGGAACTGCATCATTATGAGGAACCAAGAAGTAATCGAACAGCCGATGACCTTGGAGACGCTGCCCCAGAGATTGCTGGGAGAGGCACAAAACTTTATAAAGAGGTGAGAAAGCAGGAGCAAAGCAAATAAACAGTTTTTGtacaaatatttttgaaaaagaaaatgacataaAGGCTCTTCTCAGTCGTCTTACGTTTGCAATCTAGTCAGGGCAGTTCACCTtattatgtatgtatgcatgcatgtacGTGGTTAGACTTACAGCTGATTGATCTCCAACGATGCTGATCATTTTCCATTTCCCTTGTAAGGAAATTAACTGTAACTTTCAAACTCAGATTGAGGCTAGTACTTTTTCCAATGATTCTTACTAATTACGCCTTTCACAATTTCAGATCATTAGTACAGGTCACACAAGAACTATAGAAAAATGCttctcttgtttctttttctctttttttatcaGTTGTGCAGGGAGCTGATCATGTTAGCACGACTGGAACATTTTTATGAGATTGCCTGAATGAacccaacacaaaaaaaaattgttaccAAAATCCGCAGGTCCTCTCAGATTCTTTGTTGTGTGCACCTGTGTTGTTTCGATTCCCTTTAACTGATTTTCCATCTCATCGcagcagttttaaaaattcactGCAGAGCAGGAAACATCAGACAGGCTAAATTAGTGGCTTAGTTCACATCAGACTTCATCTTCATCGGCAGTTCTTGTCAGTGCGATCAGCTTATTGTTGGTTATGGTTGACAATGAGAGCAAATTGCTCATCACTACTATCATGACAACAAAATTGGCAATAATTAAAAAGATAGATAAATCCTTTGAGAGAGTTTTCAACTCCTTTCTGCTGCTCTTTAGGAATGTGGATCGTCCATTCCTCCTAGTCTTCTCATTGGCCCATGTCCATACGCCAATGTTTAAAACACCACAATTTGCTGGCAAAAGTAGGCACGGTGCCTATGGTGACAATGTAGAGGAAATGGACTGGATGATTGGTGAGTTAGGGtggtaaaataaatgtgttagtATGCACATGCAATGTTAAACATTATGCAGTGTCTTGTAGTTTTGTGGCAGTGAGTGATCTAATTCAGCAATTCATTTCTATTTCATTTTATAACCAATATAAAGTTTGGTCAAAGATATGAAAGTAAGATAAGATTTTACAACCTGCAATTGCTCTGTGACAATCTTTGTTTATAGAGTTTGAAGTCAACCTCATCCTATTGTCTTGTCATCTCACTTGTTTCTAAGGTAAAATTACAGAGACAGTGGATTCCCTCGGCATTGCCAACAATACTCTCATGTACTTTACTTCGGATCATGGCGGACATCTGGAGGATGGTAATTTGAAGACCGGGCAAAAAGGAGGCTGGAACGGCATCTATAAAGGTAAACGATGTGTTAagctggttttttttgtggataCTTAATTGTACTGTaatctttaatgtttttattgtagGCATTCCAATATTTCTGCAGCATTTCAAATCTCAAACCTacttttgacaaaaaaaaaagtcatgttcCTGTGTTATATTAATTTTGCTCTTGTCTCAACTGTAGGTGGGAAAGCTATGGGGGGTTGGGAAGGGGGGATCAGGGTACCTGGTATTTTCCGCTGGCcgagcagactgacagcaggaaaAGTGGTGGATGAACCCACTAGCCTCATGGATCTGTACCCCACCCTTAAATATTTAGCCAAGGACACACAGCCAGACAGGTATATGACGTCACTCACACAGGTGTTTTCTTTCTCGTGTGTGTAATTTAATTAGCTAAGTCTCATTTCTTTCCTCAGTATTTTTCTTGAAAAGGTTAAAATAGATTCTgaggggcgcctgggtggcttagtggtgaagccggcgaccacatacatatgccgcgttgcggtgcgggcggcgcgggttcgcatccctgcctgtcgccaatttgcccgcgtgtcttcccctgtatctttcccccatttcatgtctctctccactgctaacaaaagcagctgtggccaaaaacgcaaaaaaaaaaaaaaaataaatagattctGAATGTATTTAATTCTGAATGCAGCACATCAAACTGTGCATTACAAACCTAACTCTGGCTGGATCCCAAATCACTCTCTCATTCACAAGTTCTCATGAAGACACATTAATTTACAGTAAGATGTAAAAGAAACTAATAATGTCCTATTGGCATGCAGAAAATTTGAACTGTAATTATGCCATTTTACCCCCCCTTGCCCTGAcccttctttctttattttgcttttattccAGACAATCAGATGGCTATAACCTCATGCCGCTGTTGGAGGGAAAAGTTGCACGATCAGAGCATGATTTCATGTTCCATTACTGTGGCACCTACCTGAATGCAGTACGCTGGCACCCACCTGGCAGTAAGTTTGTAGATGCAGAAAAGTATATATTGACCTAccagataaatatttttgacatttttaagatagattGTTATGCTTTACCTTATTTCCTGTTACAGTGTGGGATGCACATACTAAACATGGCCTGgtctggaaacaaacaaaacaaattttagtACTccgtaaaaaaaaattaatttttttatttttttcacatcatttttaaGGGGCCATTTAAAATTCTCATTATCCAGAAAACTATTTGAGCTAGGTCCATCAAAGTATTTATTGTAAATATCTGGTACTATGGCTCTATGATCACGGACTGTCAGGAGTGTAGCTCAAGTTAATATAAAATGATGGATGACCTCTGACACCAGATTTGGAAGAAACCACAACTGTGCAGGTAGGGGACTGATATTATATTTACAGCTTCTCATATTATGTATATGAGAAGCTGTAAATATGACACAATATTCTTCAAAACAGTCCAAATCAGTTGAGGGGTTTCTGTTAATATTATATCTAAAACTTGTGCTGGTGTTCACTCTTGTTTTCTCAATAGGATTCTTTTTTCTTACGTCTTCATTAGATGAACTGACATGGAATTACCCTCTTCTTGTATTAGGCCTAAAATAGATTTAAAAGAAATGGATATCTCTGCCAGCTGATGATTTATCTGGTGATTCTTTATGGCTAAAGGATCAAATAAATATACTTACTTGCTTATTGCAgcaaaaattcaattcaattcaattcggttttatttatatagcgccagatcacaacaaacagtcgcctcaaggcgctttgtattgtgggtaaagaccctacaagaatacagagaaaactcaacagtcaaaacgaccccccaaAACTTTGTCCTACTTTTTGGAGAATGTCAGCTTCCTCCTGCTTCACACAATCCTGCCTTTATATTTGTGTTAGACTCATTAAAATAGATGTTTTGAGTTTCAGTGATTGTCTCGACCTTTATCTGGTTCTCTGTTAACTGTAGACTGATTAATATCTAAACTCTTGAGCTGCAACCTTTCCAGCTGGATGAAAATCAATGATTCATGACAACGAGTCTTTCAAAATCAATTTTTGTGATCCATGCCTCACATCAgcataattttttctttttttttttttttgtaaaattcaagctccaaatgtttgtttttataagtCAAAGTAAGCCTCTTCTACAGTCCAATGACATTTCATTGGTTGGATTCCAGGTTCTCTAACTCTGGACTGTAGTTCGCCATTTTTCATTACACTAggtgttcacatttttttagcTGACATATTTGAATGAAAGAAACAAGAACAATACAATGCTTTGTATATGTACATaaaggtaatttaaaaaaatgttcacttCTTTTGTCTTGCCACAGTATACTGATGTCGTGCTCACTGGTGTGTGTTTCCATCCAGGTGACTCTGTCTTCAAGGTGCACTTTTTCACTCCCAACTTTTTCCCTCCGGGAGCCGGTGGCTGCTATGACATAAAGGTTTGCCTGTGTCACGGAGAGTATGTGACCTACCATAACCCACCGCTGCTGTATGACCTCTTCCATGATCCCGCAGAGTCGCACCCCTTGACCCCTGATACTGAGCCACGGTATGCTGAAATCCTTGAGCAGACTGCCAAAGCCGTGGAGAGGCATAAAAGCACCCTCACAAACAAACGGGCATCTGCTGATGCTCACACAGAAGCCAGCACAGCTGGACAGAGCATTGAAATCCAACTGGCTTGGGACAAGATTTTGTGGCGACCCTGGCTTCAGCCTTGCTGTGGGACTTTTCCATTCTGTGGATGCAAAGAGACCTATGAAAAAAAGTTAGAACAAACAGCTTCGGTTTACTGAAGGTCTTCTCTGATAAATCCATAAAAAAGTCTAATAAATAGATTTAGTGCTTTAGTTTTTATAGATTAGGACACTTTCATTGGATTTCTATCAGCTCCAGTGTTAAGTGCATTTAAAGATAGCAACTGATTGTGTGGAAATGAAGAGAGAAGCTGAATAAAAAAGtccatatttcaaaataaaaaataaagtaagaaaactgaaaaactacaaataaaattaatttgaaataaTCCAGAATCAAGTGAAGTAGTGTTGAAATGGACCAAAGACTCCACTTGACTATACCTGTACATCCGTAGGGCATACTGCAGACTCTCTTCATTTGGTGCTCTTTATTTGTAAAAGGGAAAGTGGCTTCAGGGTATAGTGGTTAACAAATACACCTTACAGTCAAAAGATTCCCGGTTTGAGACCGGAAGGTGACACAAATCGGCCTCAGGGGATCACAAGCTAGTGTAAAGAAGGAATCGAAActacctttttattttataataggAAAAACTTTAGCAGCTCCTGTTATATAAATAAGCATACTGAGTTTGAATAACTCGTCTCTGTGCgctttccttctctttcttgttACTCCAACTGGTCGAGgcagatggccgcactccttgAGTCGGGTTTTGCTGGAGGTTTGTTCGTCTTCAAAGGGAatgtttatttgctttaatCTACTGAAGTGTTTGCTTAGAGGGAATtattgtgtttatgttttaGAGTCATTACCTGAAATGTGAAGTACTTTGAGATGACCAGTGCAGTGATTgggtgctatgtaaataaaactgacttgATAATATTTGCCTTGCCTTTgccttgtctttttttaaataaagctaatTCATTCCTCCAGCACAGCTGAAAATGGAGGTAAAATTGCTCTAGAAGGTAATGGAGGCTGTGTTCCATTAGGGGGCAAAGTCAGACTGTGTTTGGGTTGATGAAGCACTTTCCTGTTTTGTGAGAGAAGACTTAAGGATTAAGTGTGAGATTATAGTTTTGTCACTGCAGGCTACGGTGCtgtgtaataataatgataattattGTAATTATCAATATTATGTATATTTACATTACAAAAGTAAGCCTTAGATGCATAAATACAATATGAGGTAAGTATAACATTCAGGTATTGCTTTAACACAATAGATTTTAACTTGAGTTATTACCAAAAATCATTTGTGGCTTTTTCCTCACGTCCTTTAGTCTGTGCCAGTCCAGCTCCATGTTCTTTCATTCTTTGCATCGCGTTCCCTTCCCTTCCATAACCAGCCTCAGAAAACCTCACCTGTGACTTCTTCCTTCCCTTCCTTTTCAACTGTGCCATTTTGGTTGCATAATAGTACTTTTTTGATCTCGCAAACACTTAAACCCTCTCATTAAGATCAGTGCATAAAGCCATCTACTGAACTCCACTGCTCAAGGACACAGAGGTAGGGTGGGCGGTTGACCTAGTTCGGCACGCTGTGGCTCCACAGATCTTCAATAATAAAAGACTTTAAAGACTATGTGAACTTCTCCATCATCAGTGTCATCATcatttattatcatcatcatcgccACTGTCTCCCTCCAGCAGTGGCTGGCTGTCAAAACATCAAAGTTTGCTACAGCAGCAGTCTATAATTGCTCCCTTtccttccctcctctctcttcccACTTCCTCCATCTactcatctcctcctccttcttgtcctcctcctctccctccagaAATTGAACTTGCGTCTGTGAGGAGAgaaatttcatcatcatcatcatcacagtaaTTGTTGCCATCACGGACGTAGTATTTACTTCTCTCCCTCCAGCAGAGACCCATACAAATACTCAGCAAGTTCATTACAGTAGCCACTCCATTATGTCTCTAACAGTAAATCATGCAGTCGACCATACATAACGACGTTTGGCTGTACATCATAGTTAATGATGACTGTTGGGGTAGAATGTTACTGGCTGTACATC from Archocentrus centrarchus isolate MPI-CPG fArcCen1 chromosome 21, fArcCen1, whole genome shotgun sequence carries:
- the arsh gene encoding arylsulfatase H isoform X2, yielding MYARVMRSAMLAPLFFLLLTARSGATGKEFNQKPNFVLIIADDLGIGDVGCYGNDTIRTPNVDRLASEGVKLTQHIAAAPLCTPSRTAFMTGRYAIRSGMVSTGRVQVLLFLGGSGGLHPTETTFAKRLQQQGYTTGLVGKWHLGVNCKHRGDHCHHPNQHGFSYFYGLPFTLFNDCLPGEGSDVLVDLQQTLQNLTMLLGVGFITIVCVHVCGLFNISLWLLVLLFLLCILATAVWYVPFHFLSTWNCIIMRNQEVIEQPMTLETLPQRLLGEAQNFIKRNVDRPFLLVFSLAHVHTPMFKTPQFAGKSRHGAYGDNVEEMDWMIGKITETVDSLGIANNTLMYFTSDHGGHLEDGNLKTGQKGGWNGIYKGGKAMGGWEGGIRVPGIFRWPSRLTAGKVVDEPTSLMDLYPTLKYLAKDTQPDRQSDGYNLMPLLEGKVARSEHDFMFHYCGTYLNAVRWHPPGSDSVFKVHFFTPNFFPPGAGGCYDIKVCLCHGEYVTYHNPPLLYDLFHDPAESHPLTPDTEPRYAEILEQTAKAVERHKSTLTNKRASADAHTEASTAGQSIEIQLAWDKILWRPWLQPCCGTFPFCGCKETYEKKLEQTASVY
- the arsh gene encoding arylsulfatase D isoform X3, yielding MTHPPLLLPNLTPNVDRLASEGVKLTQHIAAAPLCTPSRTAFMTGRYAIRSGMVSTGRVQVLLFLGGSGGLHPTETTFAKRLQQQGYTTGLVGKWHLGVNCKHRGDHCHHPNQHGFSYFYGLPFTLFNDCLPGEGSDVLVDLQQTLQNLTMLLGVGFITIVCVHVCGLFNISLWLLVLLFLLCILATAVWYVPFHFLSTWNCIIMRNQEVIEQPMTLETLPQRLLGEAQNFIKRNVDRPFLLVFSLAHVHTPMFKTPQFAGKSRHGAYGDNVEEMDWMIGKITETVDSLGIANNTLMYFTSDHGGHLEDGNLKTGQKGGWNGIYKGGKAMGGWEGGIRVPGIFRWPSRLTAGKVVDEPTSLMDLYPTLKYLAKDTQPDRQSDGYNLMPLLEGKVARSEHDFMFHYCGTYLNAVRWHPPGSDSVFKVHFFTPNFFPPGAGGCYDIKVCLCHGEYVTYHNPPLLYDLFHDPAESHPLTPDTEPRYAEILEQTAKAVERHKSTLTNKRASADAHTEASTAGQSIEIQLAWDKILWRPWLQPCCGTFPFCGCKETYEKKLEQTASVY
- the arsh gene encoding arylsulfatase H isoform X1; the encoded protein is MDNPCFALRSAMLAPLFFLLLTARSGATGKEFNQKPNFVLIIADDLGIGDVGCYGNDTIRTPNVDRLASEGVKLTQHIAAAPLCTPSRTAFMTGRYAIRSGMVSTGRVQVLLFLGGSGGLHPTETTFAKRLQQQGYTTGLVGKWHLGVNCKHRGDHCHHPNQHGFSYFYGLPFTLFNDCLPGEGSDVLVDLQQTLQNLTMLLGVGFITIVCVHVCGLFNISLWLLVLLFLLCILATAVWYVPFHFLSTWNCIIMRNQEVIEQPMTLETLPQRLLGEAQNFIKRNVDRPFLLVFSLAHVHTPMFKTPQFAGKSRHGAYGDNVEEMDWMIGKITETVDSLGIANNTLMYFTSDHGGHLEDGNLKTGQKGGWNGIYKGGKAMGGWEGGIRVPGIFRWPSRLTAGKVVDEPTSLMDLYPTLKYLAKDTQPDRQSDGYNLMPLLEGKVARSEHDFMFHYCGTYLNAVRWHPPGSDSVFKVHFFTPNFFPPGAGGCYDIKVCLCHGEYVTYHNPPLLYDLFHDPAESHPLTPDTEPRYAEILEQTAKAVERHKSTLTNKRASADAHTEASTAGQSIEIQLAWDKILWRPWLQPCCGTFPFCGCKETYEKKLEQTASVY